A section of the Jannaschia sp. S6380 genome encodes:
- a CDS encoding iron-containing alcohol dehydrogenase, with protein MIPTANWSYPTSVRFGAGRIGEIAEACTAAGITKPLLVTDRGLAGMAITTRTLDLLEAAGLGRAVFAEVDPNPHEGNVEAGVRAYREGGHDGVVAFGGGSGLDLGKVVAFMAGQSRPIWDFEDIGDWWTRADAGAIAPIVAVPTTAGTGSEVGRASVITNSGTAEKKIIFHPKILPAIVICDPELTVGMPRTITAGTGLDAFAHCVEAYCSPHYHPMSQGIALEGMRLVKEYLPRAHANGTDLEARAHMMSAAMMGATAFQKGLGAIHALSHPIGAIHHTHHGTTNAVCMPAVLRFNRSAIEGPLTRAAAYLGIDGGFDGFRRYVDELNAVLGIPTSLAGLGVTDPDIDRIVAGALADPSTGGNPVAMTAENTRALLLELVG; from the coding sequence ATGATCCCGACCGCGAACTGGTCCTACCCCACATCCGTCCGTTTCGGGGCCGGGCGCATCGGCGAGATCGCCGAAGCCTGCACCGCCGCAGGGATCACGAAGCCCCTGCTGGTCACCGATCGCGGGCTGGCGGGGATGGCGATCACGACGCGCACGCTCGACCTGCTGGAAGCGGCGGGGCTGGGCCGCGCGGTCTTCGCCGAGGTCGACCCGAACCCGCATGAGGGCAATGTCGAGGCGGGCGTCCGCGCCTATCGCGAGGGCGGCCATGATGGCGTGGTCGCGTTCGGCGGCGGCTCGGGCCTCGACCTGGGCAAGGTGGTGGCCTTCATGGCCGGACAATCGCGCCCGATCTGGGATTTCGAGGATATCGGCGACTGGTGGACCCGCGCCGATGCCGGGGCCATCGCGCCCATCGTCGCGGTGCCCACCACCGCCGGAACCGGATCGGAGGTCGGTCGCGCCTCGGTCATCACCAATTCCGGGACGGCGGAGAAGAAGATCATCTTCCATCCGAAGATCCTGCCCGCCATCGTCATCTGTGACCCAGAGCTGACGGTGGGAATGCCGCGCACGATCACGGCGGGCACCGGTCTCGATGCCTTCGCGCATTGCGTCGAGGCGTATTGCTCGCCGCATTACCACCCGATGTCGCAGGGCATCGCACTGGAAGGGATGCGGCTGGTGAAGGAGTACCTGCCCCGCGCCCATGCCAACGGCACCGACCTCGAGGCGCGCGCGCATATGATGTCGGCGGCGATGATGGGCGCGACCGCGTTCCAGAAGGGGCTGGGCGCGATCCACGCATTGTCACATCCGATCGGGGCGATCCATCATACGCATCACGGCACGACGAACGCGGTTTGCATGCCCGCCGTGCTGCGGTTCAACCGATCGGCCATCGAAGGCCCGCTGACGCGCGCGGCGGCATATCTGGGGATCGACGGGGGCTTCGACGGGTTCCGCCGCTACGTGGACGAACTGAACGCGGTGCTGGGCATCCCCACCTCGCTGGCGGGGCTGGGCGTGACCGACCCCGATATCGACCGGATCGTGGCCGGGGCCTTGGCCGACCCGAGCACCGGCGGCAACCCGGTCGCGATGACGGCGGAGAACACCCGCGCGCTGCTTCTCGAACTGGTGGGTTGA
- a CDS encoding class I SAM-dependent methyltransferase codes for MPGPTSPDPAITFWDRIADKYARRPVDDPAAYEAKLADVADRLESTDRVLELGCGTGSTALRLAPRVAHVTAVDGSGTMIAIARSKLGGDAPVNVSFREADIMETIPGQPFDVICAFSLLHLVPDLPGALSRIHDQLRPGGLFLSKTPCLADRTVLLRLAVGAMRLVGKAPPVTFLKAEALRGHLRQAGFVIESTSYFGKGRLSPYIVAHRPED; via the coding sequence ATGCCAGGCCCGACCTCACCCGACCCCGCCATCACCTTCTGGGACCGGATCGCCGACAAATATGCCCGCAGACCCGTCGACGACCCCGCCGCCTATGAGGCGAAGCTGGCCGACGTCGCGGACCGGCTGGAGTCGACGGACCGCGTCCTCGAACTGGGCTGCGGGACGGGCAGCACGGCGCTGCGCCTGGCGCCCCGCGTGGCGCATGTCACCGCGGTGGACGGATCGGGCACGATGATCGCGATCGCGCGGTCCAAGCTGGGCGGCGATGCCCCGGTGAACGTCTCGTTCCGTGAGGCCGACATCATGGAGACGATCCCCGGACAGCCCTTCGACGTCATCTGCGCGTTCAGCCTGCTGCATCTGGTTCCCGATCTGCCGGGCGCGCTTTCGCGGATCCATGACCAGCTCCGGCCCGGCGGCCTGTTCCTTTCCAAAACGCCCTGCCTCGCGGACCGGACGGTCCTGCTGCGCCTGGCGGTCGGCGCGATGCGGCTGGTCGGCAAGGCACCGCCGGTGACGTTCCTGAAGGCCGAGGCGTTGCGCGGCCACCTGCGCCAAGCCGGGTTCGTGATCGAAAGCACGTCCTATTTCGGCAAGGGCCGGCTCAGCCCGTATATCGTCGCGCATCGGCCGGAAGACTGA
- a CDS encoding urate hydroxylase PuuD — protein sequence MYDLAIMWDWLAFGVRWLHVITAIAWIGASFYFIALDLMLKPAQGMPKGAYGEEWEVHGGGFYHTTKYLVAPERLPEHLTWHKWQSYWTWLSGAALLAIVYWAGAELFLIDPAKADLATWQAIGISAAFIAIGWVGYDALCRSPLKSNATVVMLVLFAGIVVASWALNQIFTGRAALLHLGAMTATIMTGNVFFVIMPNQRIVVDDLKAGRTPDPKYGAIAKLRSTHNNYLTLPVLFLMLSNHYPLAFGTEYAWIIACLVFLTGVTIRHYFNTLHATGQGPAWTWGATAVLLVVMAWLSTASSWDGDYEGLEAAEMTPVALRFAQAPGFDEAAIAVRGRCSMCHAREPVWPGMYWAPKAVHLETDQDIAAQAQQIYYQAGVSHAMPPANLTEMSGEERAAIRDWFREAGGMSVAGID from the coding sequence ATGTACGATCTTGCGATCATGTGGGACTGGCTCGCCTTCGGGGTCCGGTGGCTGCATGTCATCACGGCCATCGCGTGGATCGGGGCCAGCTTCTATTTCATCGCCCTCGATCTGATGCTGAAACCGGCGCAGGGCATGCCCAAGGGCGCCTATGGCGAGGAGTGGGAGGTCCATGGCGGCGGCTTCTATCACACGACCAAGTACCTGGTCGCGCCCGAGCGCCTGCCCGAGCATCTGACCTGGCACAAATGGCAAAGCTACTGGACTTGGCTGTCCGGCGCCGCGCTTCTGGCCATCGTTTATTGGGCGGGGGCCGAGCTGTTCCTGATCGACCCGGCCAAGGCGGACCTGGCCACATGGCAGGCGATCGGGATATCGGCTGCCTTCATCGCCATCGGATGGGTCGGCTACGACGCGCTTTGCCGCTCGCCGCTGAAATCGAATGCGACGGTGGTTATGCTGGTCCTGTTCGCGGGCATCGTCGTGGCAAGCTGGGCGCTCAACCAGATATTCACCGGCCGCGCGGCGCTGCTGCATCTGGGCGCGATGACGGCCACGATCATGACGGGCAACGTGTTCTTCGTGATCATGCCGAACCAGCGCATCGTAGTCGATGACCTCAAGGCCGGCCGCACGCCCGACCCGAAATACGGCGCCATCGCCAAGCTGCGTTCGACCCACAACAACTACCTGACGCTTCCGGTGCTGTTCCTGATGCTGTCGAACCACTACCCGCTGGCCTTCGGCACGGAGTATGCTTGGATCATCGCGTGTCTCGTCTTCCTGACCGGGGTGACGATCCGGCACTACTTCAACACCCTGCATGCCACGGGGCAGGGACCGGCCTGGACCTGGGGTGCCACGGCGGTTTTGCTTGTGGTCATGGCCTGGCTGTCGACGGCCTCGTCCTGGGATGGCGACTACGAGGGGCTGGAGGCGGCCGAGATGACGCCCGTCGCGCTGCGCTTCGCCCAGGCACCGGGCTTCGACGAGGCCGCGATCGCGGTTCGTGGCCGATGCTCCATGTGCCATGCACGTGAACCGGTCTGGCCCGGCATGTACTGGGCGCCGAAGGCGGTCCACCTGGAAACCGACCAGGACATCGCCGCACAGGCACAGCAGATCTACTATCAGGCCGGCGTCAGCCATGCGATGCCCCCCGCCAACCTGACGGAGATGTCCGGGGAGGAGCGCGCCGCGATCCGGGACTGGTTCCGGGAGGCGGGCGGCATGTCGGTGGCCGGCATCGACTGA
- a CDS encoding LysR family transcriptional regulator, with amino-acid sequence MSYFDNLTTFIRIYELGSMSAAARDQRISPAVASARLAQLESRLGVRLFQRTTRRLSATEQGRLFYAGACKILDAVTEAEGDIGEVTANPRGDLLVAAPLWLGRRMIAPHVPAFRAAYPLVHVRLRLSDRRLDLTAEGLDLAFHVGHAEDSDLRIRKVAECRRALCAAPSYVAAYGRPANGDEIARGRHACLNLRFPGATEFRWTLRGAEGPETFEVSGPFECDDGDVLTDWALDGHGIALKPVFEIAAHLRSGALVEVCTETPPLPVQVSVLYTHRRHQDPKARLFMDFMIQRLRADLNADPMEELAAADGRAAADQDPR; translated from the coding sequence ATGTCCTATTTCGACAACCTGACCACCTTCATCCGCATCTACGAACTGGGCAGCATGTCCGCCGCCGCCCGGGATCAGCGGATCTCGCCCGCGGTGGCATCGGCGCGCCTGGCCCAGCTCGAGTCGCGGCTGGGGGTCCGGCTGTTTCAGCGCACGACCCGGCGCCTGTCGGCGACCGAGCAGGGGCGGCTGTTCTATGCCGGGGCCTGCAAGATCCTGGATGCGGTGACCGAGGCCGAGGGCGATATCGGCGAGGTGACGGCCAATCCGCGCGGCGATCTGCTGGTGGCCGCGCCGCTTTGGTTGGGGCGGCGGATGATCGCGCCGCATGTGCCGGCGTTCCGCGCGGCCTATCCGCTGGTTCATGTTCGCCTTCGGCTGAGCGACCGGCGGCTGGACCTGACGGCCGAGGGGCTGGACCTGGCCTTTCACGTGGGCCACGCCGAAGACAGCGACCTGCGCATCCGCAAGGTCGCCGAATGCCGCCGTGCGCTGTGCGCGGCTCCGTCCTATGTCGCGGCGTACGGCCGGCCCGCCAACGGTGACGAGATCGCACGCGGACGCCACGCCTGCCTGAACCTGCGCTTCCCCGGCGCGACCGAGTTCCGCTGGACCTTGCGGGGCGCCGAAGGCCCCGAGACGTTCGAGGTGAGCGGCCCGTTCGAATGCGACGATGGCGACGTACTGACGGATTGGGCACTGGACGGGCACGGGATCGCGCTCAAGCCCGTTTTCGAGATCGCCGCCCACCTGCGCTCGGGCGCCCTCGTCGAAGTCTGCACCGAGACGCCGCCCCTGCCGGTGCAGGTGTCGGTCCTTTATACCCACCGCCGCCATCAGGACCCGAAAGCGCGCCTGTTCATGGATTTCATGATCCAACGCCTACGGGCGGACCTCAACGCGGATCCGATGGAGGAGCTGGCCGCGGCGGACGGCCGAGCTGCCGCGGATCAGGACCCGCGATAG
- the uraH gene encoding hydroxyisourate hydrolase, whose amino-acid sequence MAGYLTTHVLDTALGRPAEGIRIELFRLDGDDRTRVGEAATNADGRTDAPILAEGDFATGTYELVFHCGDYLTTAGTAAETPRFLDIVPLRFGMSEAAHYHVPLLLCPFGYSTYRGS is encoded by the coding sequence ATGGCCGGATATCTGACGACCCACGTTCTCGACACGGCGCTCGGCCGACCGGCCGAGGGGATACGCATCGAACTGTTCCGTTTGGATGGCGACGACCGTACGCGTGTGGGCGAGGCCGCGACGAATGCCGACGGCCGGACCGACGCGCCGATCCTGGCGGAGGGGGACTTCGCGACCGGCACCTACGAACTGGTGTTTCATTGCGGCGACTACCTGACGACCGCCGGCACCGCGGCCGAGACGCCGCGATTCCTGGATATCGTGCCGCTGCGCTTCGGCATGTCCGAGGCCGCGCATTACCACGTGCCGCTCCTGCTCTGCCCGTTCGGCTATTCGACCTATCGCGGGTCCTGA
- the puuE gene encoding allantoinase PuuE — protein MNRYPRDLHGYGTAPPEANWPGDARIAVSLVLNYEEGGENNILHGDAASEAFLSEITGAQPWPGMRHANMESIYEYGARAGFWRLHRMLSDLPVTVYGVASALARSPAQVAAMRDVGWEIASHGLKWIEHKDMPEEEERAAIAEAIRLHAEVVGTPPVGWYCGRSSENTVRLAGETGQFAYVSDAYADDLPYWVEVGDRDQLMLPYTLDANDMRFAIQAGHPDGASWERYLRDSFDCLYREGGRMMSIGLHCRLAGRPGRAEALRRFLDYIRGHDGVWIATREQIAAHWAAAHPHRRRDRPSAMDRDTFVGRFGSVFEHSPWIAKRAFELELGPAHDVATGLHSALARMFRTASEAERLGVLTAHPDLAGKLAAAGRLTAESTSEQAGAGLDLLTDAERAAFQDRNAAYVEKHGFPFIIAVRDHDKAGIMAAFDRRIGNDRATEFAEACRQVERIALLRLRDMLP, from the coding sequence GTGAACCGCTACCCCCGCGACCTGCATGGATATGGCACCGCCCCGCCCGAGGCCAACTGGCCCGGCGATGCGCGCATCGCGGTCAGCCTGGTCCTGAATTACGAGGAGGGGGGCGAGAACAACATCCTGCACGGGGATGCGGCCTCCGAGGCGTTCCTGTCGGAGATCACGGGCGCCCAGCCCTGGCCGGGGATGCGGCACGCCAACATGGAGTCGATCTACGAATACGGTGCGCGCGCCGGGTTCTGGCGGCTGCACCGGATGCTGTCGGACCTGCCGGTGACCGTGTACGGCGTGGCCAGCGCGTTGGCGCGTTCGCCCGCGCAGGTGGCCGCCATGCGCGATGTCGGATGGGAGATCGCGTCGCATGGCCTGAAGTGGATCGAGCACAAGGACATGCCCGAGGAGGAAGAGCGCGCCGCCATCGCCGAGGCGATCCGCCTGCATGCGGAGGTGGTCGGAACCCCGCCCGTGGGGTGGTATTGTGGCCGCTCCTCGGAAAACACGGTCCGGCTCGCGGGCGAGACCGGGCAATTCGCCTACGTCTCCGACGCCTATGCCGACGACCTGCCCTATTGGGTCGAGGTCGGCGACCGCGACCAGTTGATGCTGCCCTACACGCTGGACGCCAACGACATGCGCTTCGCGATCCAGGCCGGTCATCCCGACGGCGCCAGTTGGGAGCGGTACCTGCGCGACAGCTTCGACTGCCTTTATCGCGAAGGCGGACGGATGATGTCGATCGGCCTGCATTGCCGCCTGGCGGGCCGCCCCGGCCGGGCCGAGGCGCTGCGCCGGTTTCTCGACTACATCCGCGGGCATGACGGCGTCTGGATTGCCACGCGCGAACAGATCGCGGCGCATTGGGCGGCTGCGCATCCCCATCGGCGGCGCGACCGGCCGTCCGCGATGGACCGCGACACCTTCGTCGGGCGCTTCGGCTCCGTCTTCGAGCACAGCCCCTGGATCGCGAAACGCGCCTTTGAACTGGAGCTTGGCCCGGCGCATGACGTCGCGACCGGCCTGCATTCCGCGCTGGCCCGCATGTTTCGCACGGCGTCCGAGGCGGAGCGGCTGGGCGTCCTGACCGCGCACCCGGATCTGGCCGGAAAACTGGCCGCCGCGGGGCGCCTGACGGCCGAGAGCACGTCCGAACAGGCCGGCGCGGGCCTCGACCTACTGACGGATGCGGAACGCGCGGCGTTCCAGGACCGCAACGCGGCCTATGTCGAGAAACACGGCTTTCCCTTCATCATCGCCGTCCGCGACCACGACAAGGCGGGCATCATGGCCGCCTTCGACCGTCGCATCGGCAACGATCGCGCCACCGAGTTCGCCGAGGCCTGCCGCCAGGTCGAACGCATCGCCCTGCTGCGCCTGCGGGACATGCTGCCGTGA
- a CDS encoding ureidoglycolate lyase — protein MTRIIQAAALNARAFAPFGDVLEVAGAPDKLINAGLCGRHHDRATLDFADGRAGISLFDATPRALPYTLDLLERHPEGSQCFVPMHGNEWLVTVAPDRGGVPGDPVAFLAAAGQAVNLHRGTWHGVLTPLHAPGLFAVIDRIGPGPNLQEYRLDPPIQVERGA, from the coding sequence GTGACCCGCATCATTCAGGCCGCCGCCCTGAATGCGAGGGCCTTCGCCCCCTTCGGCGATGTCCTCGAAGTGGCGGGCGCCCCCGACAAGCTGATCAATGCGGGGCTTTGCGGGCGGCACCACGACCGCGCGACGCTCGACTTCGCGGACGGGCGCGCGGGCATCAGCCTGTTCGACGCCACGCCGCGCGCGCTGCCCTACACGCTCGACCTGCTGGAGCGGCACCCCGAGGGCAGCCAGTGCTTCGTCCCGATGCATGGCAACGAATGGCTGGTCACGGTGGCGCCCGACAGGGGTGGCGTCCCCGGCGATCCGGTCGCCTTCCTCGCCGCCGCCGGACAGGCCGTGAACCTTCATCGCGGCACCTGGCACGGCGTGCTGACGCCGCTCCACGCGCCCGGCCTCTTCGCGGTGATCGACCGCATCGGCCCCGGCCCCAATCTTCAGGAATATCGCCTCGACCCGCCCATTCAGGTCGAACGGGGCGCCTAA
- a CDS encoding nucleobase:cation symporter-2 family protein, protein MADTSIGTPEQLRDPNYTPPLHKAVPLGIQHVLAMFVSNVTPAIIVAGAAGFGFGSNSPDFPELLYLIQMSMLFAGIATLLQTITVGPVGAALPIVQGTSFAFLPIMIPLVAGKGVDALAALFGGVIIGGLFHAIIGTFIGKIRFALPPLVTGLVVTMIGLALVRVGIQYAAGGVPAIGTPEYGSLLNWSAALVVVAVTLGLKFFTRGMLAVSAVLIGLLVGYVYALFTGILTTEAIATSWERSAAFALPMPFKYGFEFSVAAILGFCLMAFVSAIETVGDVSGITKGGAGREATDKEITGATYADGVGTALAGIFGGFPNTSFSQNVGLIAMTGVMSRHVVTCGAIFLIVCGLIPKVGGVIRTVPIEVLGGGVIVMFGMVVAAGISMLSDVDWNRRNMVIFAVALSVGLGLQLEPGAVQYLPDWARVLMVSGLLPAAFIAIVLNLILPEDLAAESTEEVAGGMAGHESWGKQPEGVPLETPRH, encoded by the coding sequence ATGGCAGACACGTCCATCGGGACGCCGGAGCAACTCCGCGACCCGAATTACACACCCCCGCTTCACAAGGCCGTGCCGCTGGGCATCCAGCACGTACTGGCCATGTTCGTCTCGAACGTGACGCCCGCGATCATCGTGGCCGGCGCGGCGGGCTTCGGCTTCGGGTCGAATTCGCCGGACTTTCCCGAACTGCTCTACCTGATCCAGATGTCGATGCTGTTCGCGGGCATCGCCACACTGTTGCAGACGATCACCGTCGGCCCCGTGGGTGCGGCGCTGCCCATCGTGCAGGGCACATCGTTCGCGTTCCTGCCGATCATGATCCCGCTGGTCGCCGGCAAGGGCGTCGACGCGTTGGCCGCACTGTTCGGCGGTGTCATCATCGGCGGCCTGTTCCACGCCATCATCGGCACGTTCATCGGCAAGATCCGCTTTGCCCTGCCGCCACTGGTCACGGGCCTCGTCGTCACGATGATTGGCCTCGCCCTCGTCCGCGTGGGCATCCAGTACGCTGCCGGCGGGGTGCCCGCCATCGGAACGCCGGAATACGGTTCGCTCCTGAACTGGTCGGCCGCGCTGGTCGTGGTGGCGGTGACGCTGGGGCTCAAGTTCTTCACCCGCGGGATGCTGGCCGTGTCGGCGGTGCTGATCGGCCTTCTCGTCGGCTATGTCTACGCGCTCTTCACCGGAATCCTTACGACCGAGGCGATCGCGACCTCGTGGGAGCGGTCGGCCGCCTTCGCGTTGCCGATGCCGTTCAAATACGGGTTCGAGTTCTCGGTCGCCGCGATCCTGGGTTTCTGCCTGATGGCCTTCGTCTCGGCGATCGAGACGGTGGGCGACGTGTCGGGCATCACCAAGGGCGGCGCCGGACGCGAGGCGACGGACAAGGAGATCACCGGCGCGACCTACGCCGACGGCGTCGGCACCGCGCTGGCCGGCATCTTCGGCGGCTTCCCGAACACGTCGTTCAGCCAGAATGTCGGCCTGATAGCCATGACCGGCGTGATGTCGCGCCATGTCGTGACCTGCGGCGCGATCTTCCTGATCGTCTGCGGCCTGATCCCGAAGGTGGGCGGCGTCATCCGCACCGTCCCGATCGAGGTGCTGGGCGGCGGCGTGATCGTGATGTTCGGCATGGTCGTGGCCGCCGGCATCTCGATGCTGTCCGATGTCGACTGGAACCGCCGCAACATGGTGATCTTCGCGGTCGCCCTGTCGGTCGGACTGGGCCTGCAGCTGGAGCCGGGCGCGGTGCAGTACCTGCCCGACTGGGCGCGCGTCCTGATGGTGTCGGGCCTGTTGCCGGCGGCGTTCATCGCGATCGTGCTGAACCTCATCCTGCCCGAGGATCTGGCCGCCGAATCCACCGAGGAGGTGGCGGGTGGCATGGCCGGGCACGAGAGCTGGGGCAAGCAGCCCGAAGGCGTGCCGCTGGAAACGCCGCGGCACTGA
- the bhcD gene encoding iminosuccinate reductase BhcD — MWIVPETRVADLMTAEDAFDAVEAVFAAMSRGDARNFPVIREALPGPEEALYGFKGGVDAVGGALGLKAGGYWPHNLSRRDLINHQSTVFLFDPETGKPKAMVGGNLLTALRTAAASAVSIAHLARKDAKVLGMIGAGHQSVFQMRAAVRQRDFEKVVGWNYHPEMLSRLADCAAELGLPFEEATLEELGAQADVIVSITSSNAPSLMSAHVRPGTHVACMGTDTKGKQEVEAALLARATVFTDEVAQSVSIGEAQHAVGQGLIAKGDVTELGAVINGDHPGRTSDDQITLFDGTGVGLQDLAVAAAVVERAVETGVAVELTF; from the coding sequence ATGTGGATTGTTCCTGAAACCAGGGTCGCCGACCTCATGACCGCCGAGGATGCGTTCGACGCGGTCGAGGCGGTCTTCGCCGCGATGTCGCGCGGCGACGCCCGCAACTTCCCCGTCATACGCGAGGCGCTGCCGGGGCCGGAGGAAGCGCTCTATGGCTTCAAGGGTGGCGTGGACGCCGTGGGCGGCGCGCTCGGCCTCAAGGCCGGCGGCTACTGGCCGCACAACCTGTCGCGCCGGGATCTCATCAATCACCAGTCGACGGTGTTCCTGTTCGACCCGGAGACGGGAAAGCCCAAGGCGATGGTGGGCGGCAACCTGCTGACGGCGCTGCGCACGGCCGCCGCCTCGGCGGTGTCCATCGCGCATCTGGCGCGCAAGGACGCAAAGGTCCTGGGCATGATCGGCGCCGGACACCAGTCGGTGTTCCAGATGCGCGCCGCCGTGCGCCAGCGCGACTTCGAGAAGGTCGTCGGCTGGAACTACCACCCGGAAATGTTGTCGCGCCTTGCCGATTGCGCGGCCGAACTGGGCCTGCCCTTCGAGGAGGCCACGCTGGAGGAGCTGGGCGCGCAGGCCGATGTCATCGTCTCGATCACGTCCTCGAACGCGCCCAGCCTGATGTCGGCGCATGTCCGCCCGGGCACCCACGTCGCCTGCATGGGCACGGATACCAAGGGCAAGCAGGAGGTCGAGGCCGCGCTGCTGGCCCGTGCCACGGTCTTCACCGACGAGGTCGCGCAATCCGTCAGCATCGGCGAGGCGCAGCACGCGGTCGGCCAGGGTCTGATCGCGAAGGGCGACGTGACCGAACTCGGCGCCGTTATCAACGGCGATCATCCGGGGCGCACGTCGGACGACCAGATCACGCTTTTCGACGGCACCGGCGTCGGTCTGCAGGACCTCGCCGTGGCCGCCGCCGTGGTCGAGCGGGCAGTCGAGACCGGCGTGGCGGTCGAGTTGACGTTCTGA
- the bhcC gene encoding 3-hydroxy-D-aspartate aldolase BhcC, with protein MKDLNRDDLEVGYDVPALPGMDEADIQTPCLVLDLDALERNVAKMGDYARSRGMRHRSHGKMHKSVDVQKLQQEMGGACGVCCQKVSEAEVFARGGITDILVSNQATDPAKIRRLANLPKLGARTICCVDDLANVADLLKGATDAGTGIECLVEIDCGAGRCGVTTTEEVVALAKAIDAAEGLTFSGIQAYQGAMQHLDSYEERRAKTQVAIDMVRDAVDALKARGLDCDIVGGGGTGSYYFESGSGVYNELQCGSYAFMDADYGRILDKDGNRIDDGEWENALFILTSVMSHAKADKAIVDAGLKAQSVDSGLPTIFGRDDVQYVKCSDEHGVVADPQGVLKVNDKLKLVPGHCDPTCNVHDWYVGVRGGKVETLWPVSARGKAY; from the coding sequence ATGAAGGACCTGAACCGCGACGACCTGGAGGTCGGCTACGACGTGCCCGCCCTGCCGGGCATGGACGAGGCGGACATCCAAACCCCTTGCCTGGTGCTGGATCTGGACGCGTTGGAGCGCAACGTGGCCAAGATGGGCGACTACGCCAGGTCCAGGGGGATGCGGCATCGCAGTCACGGCAAGATGCACAAGTCCGTCGACGTGCAGAAGCTGCAGCAGGAGATGGGCGGCGCCTGCGGCGTCTGCTGTCAGAAGGTGTCGGAGGCCGAGGTTTTCGCCCGTGGCGGCATCACGGACATCCTGGTGTCCAATCAGGCGACGGACCCGGCCAAGATCAGGCGTCTGGCGAACCTGCCGAAGCTCGGCGCGCGCACGATCTGCTGCGTGGACGACCTGGCCAACGTGGCCGACCTGTTGAAAGGCGCGACCGACGCGGGAACCGGTATCGAGTGCCTGGTCGAGATCGACTGCGGCGCCGGGCGCTGCGGCGTGACGACGACCGAGGAGGTGGTGGCGCTGGCAAAGGCCATCGACGCGGCGGAGGGTCTGACGTTCAGTGGCATCCAGGCCTATCAGGGCGCGATGCAGCACCTCGACAGCTACGAGGAGCGGCGCGCCAAGACGCAGGTGGCCATCGACATGGTCCGCGACGCCGTCGACGCGCTGAAGGCCCGCGGGCTGGACTGCGACATCGTCGGCGGCGGCGGCACGGGCAGCTATTATTTCGAGAGCGGCTCGGGCGTCTACAACGAGCTGCAATGCGGCAGCTACGCTTTCATGGATGCCGATTACGGGCGCATCCTCGACAAGGACGGCAACCGCATCGACGACGGCGAGTGGGAGAACGCGCTGTTCATCCTGACTTCGGTCATGTCCCACGCGAAGGCCGACAAGGCCATCGTGGACGCGGGTCTGAAGGCGCAGTCCGTGGACAGCGGCCTGCCGACGATCTTCGGGCGCGACGACGTCCAATACGTCAAATGCTCCGACGAGCATGGCGTGGTCGCCGACCCGCAGGGCGTGCTGAAGGTCAATGACAAGCTGAAGCTCGTGCCGGGTCATTGCGATCCGACCTGCAACGTCCACGACTGGTATGTCGGCGTGCGCGGCGGGAAGGTCGAGACGCTCTGGCCGGTGTCGGCGCGCGGCAAGGCGTATTGA